From one Pontibacillus sp. HMF3514 genomic stretch:
- the glmU gene encoding bifunctional UDP-N-acetylglucosamine diphosphorylase/glucosamine-1-phosphate N-acetyltransferase GlmU, whose amino-acid sequence MHSTYAVVLAAGKGTRMKSDLPKVLHPVCGKPMVEHITDHLKNLNTNEIVTVVGHKKEMIQEQLGQSVKYAVQEEQLGTAHAVKMSEELLGDKEGTTLIITGDTPLITEKTLDYLLKHHHQTNAAGTILTMLPEDPSGYGRIVRNASGNVKRIVEQKDATEDEKEIQEVNTGIFCFDNQLLFSALQEVDSNNNQSEYYLPDVIEILQNKQHTISASVMEDVDEGLGINDRIQLSKAEQIMQQRILETHMKNGVTIVDPKTTFIEADVVIGRDTTIEPRTHLRGQTRIGKHCVIGPDVDLLDYDVKDQMKIHNFSMTNDVCSIPLGS is encoded by the coding sequence ATGCACTCCACATATGCAGTTGTACTAGCAGCTGGTAAAGGCACTCGAATGAAGTCAGATTTACCGAAAGTTCTGCACCCTGTATGCGGAAAACCTATGGTTGAGCATATTACAGATCATTTAAAGAACTTAAACACGAACGAGATTGTAACCGTTGTTGGCCATAAAAAAGAAATGATTCAAGAACAACTTGGCCAATCCGTTAAATACGCTGTACAAGAAGAACAATTAGGAACAGCGCATGCGGTTAAAATGAGCGAAGAGCTTCTTGGTGATAAAGAAGGTACTACTCTAATCATCACAGGCGATACACCACTTATCACAGAAAAGACGCTAGATTATTTATTAAAACACCATCACCAGACAAATGCAGCAGGTACAATTTTAACCATGCTTCCTGAAGATCCTTCTGGTTACGGACGCATTGTTCGAAATGCTTCAGGAAATGTGAAACGCATTGTCGAACAAAAAGATGCAACCGAAGATGAAAAAGAAATACAAGAAGTGAATACTGGGATTTTCTGCTTTGATAATCAGCTACTTTTCTCTGCTCTACAAGAAGTAGACTCAAATAATAATCAAAGTGAATACTATCTTCCAGATGTTATCGAGATCCTTCAGAACAAACAACACACCATCTCTGCATCCGTTATGGAAGATGTTGATGAAGGACTTGGCATCAATGATCGTATTCAGTTATCCAAAGCTGAACAGATTATGCAACAACGAATCCTAGAAACGCATATGAAGAATGGCGTTACGATTGTAGACCCAAAGACAACCTTCATTGAAGCAGATGTTGTAATTGGAAGAGACACTACGATTGAACCACGCACTCATCTACGTGGACAAACCCGTATTGGGAAGCATTGTGTCATTGGACCTGATGTTGACTTACTTGATTATGATGTAAAAGATCAAATGAAGATTCACAATTTCTCTATGACTAATGACGTTTGTAGCATCCCACTCGGATCATAA
- a CDS encoding glycosyltransferase, with amino-acid sequence MREILLGYGLFAMFYVFTINSIYLTIMLFSFKRIFSIIKRKSYTNIEKLSDSKNVPPISILVPAYNEELTIEESLKSLLALNYPTYEVIVVNDGSSDDTINVLRKQFNLQYLPPSKKEGVIKTGNVKGIYYNPVYPNLYIIDKENGGKADSLNAGINHSNYPLISSIDADSLLEKDALIRIASMYMESPEETVGIGGNVRIANGCKIENGVVKNVRLPKKLLPMMQTVEYLRAFIGGRIGWSQMNGLIIVSGAFGVFRKDKVVEVGGYRGGYPGEDMNIIIKLHRHMLHHKLPYRIDFCPDAVCWTQAPDSFKILGSQRKRWGRGNLKNMIEEGIYMFMNPKYKIMGWLTLPYNILFETLSPFFKITGLLSIIGYTLLDMTAWPIIATFMLLNVLYGTLLGAGSLLLEEMAFNRYPRIRDFFKMLLYTILMFFGYRQLGILWRFLGQIDFFRKNNTWGTMTRTSFNEDSKSA; translated from the coding sequence ATGAGGGAAATATTACTAGGGTATGGCTTATTCGCCATGTTCTATGTCTTCACGATAAACTCGATTTATTTAACGATCATGCTGTTTTCCTTTAAACGTATATTCAGCATCATCAAACGCAAATCCTATACCAATATTGAAAAATTATCAGATTCCAAGAATGTACCGCCTATCTCCATCTTGGTACCTGCTTACAATGAAGAATTAACCATTGAAGAAAGCTTAAAATCGTTACTCGCTCTAAACTATCCAACCTATGAGGTTATTGTCGTCAATGATGGCTCAAGCGATGACACAATAAACGTTCTGAGAAAGCAATTTAACTTACAATACCTGCCCCCTTCCAAAAAAGAAGGTGTTATTAAAACAGGTAATGTCAAAGGCATCTATTATAACCCGGTCTATCCTAATCTTTATATTATTGATAAAGAAAATGGCGGTAAGGCAGATTCATTAAATGCTGGAATCAACCACTCTAACTATCCATTAATCTCTTCAATTGATGCCGACTCCTTGTTAGAAAAAGATGCACTTATTCGAATAGCAAGCATGTATATGGAAAGTCCAGAAGAAACGGTAGGAATTGGTGGAAACGTCCGCATCGCAAATGGGTGCAAGATTGAAAACGGAGTAGTGAAAAACGTTCGCTTACCGAAAAAACTACTACCGATGATGCAAACCGTAGAATATTTAAGAGCCTTTATCGGTGGACGAATTGGTTGGAGCCAAATGAACGGTCTTATTATTGTATCCGGCGCATTTGGCGTATTCCGAAAAGATAAAGTTGTAGAAGTTGGCGGCTACCGTGGTGGTTATCCTGGAGAAGATATGAACATTATTATTAAACTCCACCGCCATATGTTACACCATAAGCTTCCTTACCGAATTGATTTCTGTCCAGATGCAGTTTGCTGGACGCAAGCACCAGATTCGTTCAAGATCCTCGGCAGTCAAAGAAAGCGTTGGGGCCGCGGAAACCTGAAGAACATGATTGAAGAAGGAATTTATATGTTTATGAATCCTAAATATAAAATTATGGGCTGGCTTACACTCCCATACAACATTTTGTTTGAAACGCTAAGTCCTTTCTTCAAAATTACGGGTCTTCTATCCATTATCGGTTATACACTTTTAGACATGACGGCCTGGCCTATCATAGCGACTTTCATGCTATTGAATGTACTATACGGAACATTACTTGGAGCGGGTTCATTACTCTTAGAAGAAATGGCATTCAACCGCTATCCGAGAATTCGAGATTTCTTCAAGATGCTCTTGTACACCATTCTAATGTTCTTTGGATACCGTCAACTTGGAATTCTATGGAGATTCCTCGGTCAAATTGATTTCTTCCGTAAAAACAACACATGGGGCACCATGACAAGAACGAGCTTTAATGAAGATAGCAAATCAGCATAA
- a CDS encoding nucleotide sugar dehydrogenase, with protein MKYFNQLAQKIKTKQANVGVVGMGYVGLPLAVEMAKTGFNVCGIDLSEDKIEQLKQGQSYISDISNEDVQRVLDSSNFYPTTDYSVVSELDAISICVPTPLSENQDPDTSYITSVMEKMKPHLKKGVVITLESTTYPGTTEELILRELNRADYQVGEDFFLCYSPERVDPGNGQFNTHNMPKVMGGATEACTDLGVMLYSNYIEQVVPVSSPKVAEMSKLLENTFRSINIAFINEIAMMCERMDIDVWEVIDAAATKPFGFMKFQPGPGIGGHCIPLDPMYLSWKAKGFRFYSKFIDLAQSINNNMPDVIVNKSAQVLNIYGRSINSSKILILGMAYKPNISDLRESPGLYLYELFKESGANVDYCDPHADSFIDDDGNTVQSVPYNKDILKQYDCMVLVTNHAAFDYNEIANLGVPIVDTRNAFKDYDYPHIHKFGTTAKIARENSIAL; from the coding sequence ATGAAATATTTTAACCAATTGGCTCAAAAAATTAAAACGAAGCAAGCAAACGTTGGTGTTGTGGGGATGGGCTATGTTGGCCTGCCACTTGCTGTAGAAATGGCTAAAACAGGTTTCAACGTTTGCGGTATTGATTTATCAGAAGACAAGATCGAACAATTAAAGCAAGGTCAATCTTACATTTCAGATATTAGCAATGAAGATGTGCAACGTGTTCTAGACTCTTCTAACTTCTATCCAACTACTGATTACAGTGTTGTAAGTGAACTTGATGCAATCAGCATCTGTGTTCCTACACCATTAAGCGAAAACCAAGACCCAGACACATCTTATATCACAAGCGTTATGGAAAAAATGAAGCCTCATTTGAAAAAAGGTGTGGTCATCACGCTTGAAAGTACCACTTACCCTGGTACAACAGAAGAGTTAATTCTTCGTGAATTGAACCGCGCAGACTACCAGGTAGGCGAAGACTTCTTCCTTTGCTACTCACCTGAACGCGTTGATCCGGGTAACGGACAATTCAACACACACAACATGCCTAAGGTAATGGGCGGAGCTACAGAAGCCTGCACAGACTTAGGTGTAATGCTATACAGCAATTACATCGAGCAGGTGGTACCTGTTTCTTCCCCTAAAGTAGCAGAGATGTCTAAACTATTAGAAAACACATTCCGTAGCATTAACATTGCTTTCATTAACGAAATCGCTATGATGTGTGAGCGTATGGATATTGATGTTTGGGAAGTTATTGATGCAGCAGCAACAAAACCATTTGGATTCATGAAATTCCAACCAGGCCCTGGTATCGGAGGACACTGCATTCCACTTGATCCAATGTATCTTTCTTGGAAAGCAAAAGGCTTCCGCTTCTACAGTAAATTTATCGATCTAGCTCAATCCATCAATAATAATATGCCAGACGTAATCGTAAACAAATCAGCACAAGTCTTAAATATTTACGGTCGTTCCATCAACAGTTCCAAAATCCTAATTTTAGGAATGGCCTATAAACCAAATATCAGCGATCTTCGTGAGTCCCCTGGTCTTTATCTATATGAGCTATTTAAAGAAAGCGGAGCGAATGTTGATTACTGCGATCCGCACGCTGATAGCTTTATCGATGATGACGGTAATACCGTCCAATCTGTTCCTTACAACAAGGATATTTTAAAGCAGTATGATTGCATGGTGCTTGTAACGAACCACGCAGCATTTGATTATAATGAAATCGCTAATCTTGGCGTACCAATCGTTGATACAAGAAACGCATTCAAAGATTATGATTATCCTCATATTCACAAATTTGGTACAACGGCAAAAATCGCTAGAGAAAACTCTATCGCTCTATAA
- a CDS encoding HEAT repeat domain-containing protein has product MFVNLDMAYWAIYGLLAILGINVFIILAMKIRKKQTQKKTQKCVQQFQEYLDTIQSDLKQKDRLPLPDKPLNKFEKQVLQQVLFDWIHHYSGEKQTKLEILCKDLGLVELNLKRLKSLSHKTQVDAAYNLGVMRAPEATDPLFQLLYRNKRDSTMFIIARSIAQTSDQPAKVKDMIIHLSEDNHNNYALITDISQESSLDLRVIYTQLLKESRPVLTKVALLGLMEESTPDLHSQVLPFITSEDKEVRELTVQLLIYSGACSASEIQKFIRFKDWEIRSFIAEWIGDAKKTEYTSLLEEGLKDKNWTVARSSARSLLKLGESGFEMLCKVAQTNQAGADVALECLHEELSIQASKAEQMKQSSDYDHKLYIFKQHFGEDQQLTPAM; this is encoded by the coding sequence ATGTTTGTCAATTTAGATATGGCCTACTGGGCTATATACGGACTCCTTGCAATCTTAGGAATAAATGTTTTTATTATCCTAGCCATGAAGATCCGAAAAAAACAAACCCAAAAGAAAACGCAAAAATGTGTACAGCAGTTTCAGGAGTATCTGGATACAATTCAGTCTGATCTTAAGCAAAAAGATCGACTCCCTTTACCAGACAAACCCTTAAATAAGTTTGAAAAGCAAGTACTACAGCAGGTTTTATTCGATTGGATACACCATTATTCAGGCGAAAAACAAACAAAGCTTGAAATATTATGTAAAGATCTTGGGTTAGTTGAGCTAAATCTTAAACGACTGAAAAGCCTATCCCATAAAACACAGGTGGATGCAGCTTACAACCTTGGAGTTATGAGAGCGCCAGAAGCTACTGATCCTTTATTTCAGTTACTTTACCGAAACAAAAGAGACTCTACAATGTTCATCATAGCTCGATCTATTGCCCAGACATCCGATCAACCAGCAAAAGTTAAAGACATGATTATTCATTTATCAGAGGATAACCACAATAATTACGCATTAATCACTGATATCTCACAAGAATCATCACTAGATTTAAGAGTCATCTATACGCAGTTATTAAAAGAATCACGACCTGTATTAACGAAAGTTGCCCTACTCGGTTTGATGGAAGAATCTACACCTGATTTACACAGCCAAGTCCTCCCTTTCATCACATCAGAGGATAAAGAAGTACGTGAGCTAACGGTTCAATTATTAATCTATTCTGGTGCGTGCTCAGCCAGTGAAATTCAAAAGTTCATTCGCTTTAAAGATTGGGAAATTCGCTCCTTTATCGCTGAATGGATAGGAGATGCGAAAAAGACTGAATACACCAGTCTCCTTGAAGAAGGACTTAAAGACAAAAATTGGACAGTAGCCCGTTCTAGTGCTCGCAGTCTACTAAAACTAGGAGAATCAGGGTTCGAGATGCTATGTAAAGTTGCTCAAACAAATCAAGCTGGTGCTGATGTCGCATTGGAATGTCTCCATGAAGAGCTTAGCATCCAAGCTTCAAAAGCTGAACAAATGAAACAAAGTTCCGATTACGATCATAAATTGTATATCTTTAAACAACACTTTGGCGAAGATCAACAACTTACTCCAGCTATGTAA
- the glmS gene encoding glutamine--fructose-6-phosphate transaminase (isomerizing) codes for MCGIMGYIGTQESQNIIMNGLKKLEYRGYDSVGVAVNNGDSIQTNKAEGRFENLQSLLNESPLQGTVGIGHTRWATHGRPSDENSHPHTDTNKDFAIVHNGIIENYLEVKKELEDQGVVFQSETDSEVVAHLLTSLYDGDVISTIKKAVQRLEGAYALGIVTEHDPDKLFAIRHDSPLIVGKGEGENLISSDIPAVLEHTRDVYILEDEELAILTEDEVKLLDIQTDEPVNREIFRVDWDMEQAEKNGYDHFMLKEIHEQPKALQTTMAGRVDAENHQVQFEELNWTPEQLNKWNKIYIVACGTAYHAGLIGKGVIEELTRTPVEVEIASEFRYRRPIVDENTLVMVVSQSGETADTLAALRESQKKGANVLAITNVVGSSIAREANEVILTMAGPEIAVASTKAYTTQVLSFYMVGIYMAQIKETISSQEQKNLIDTLVQTPDQMEGILEHVKGLQWYAESIQNSNHVFFIGRGMDYAVSLEGSLKLKEISYIHSEAYAAGELKHGTLALIEEGTPVIALNTQEELYDKMLGNIKELKARGAQVLGLAMEGNLNIWQYVDETCYIPATQSLFTPLLSVVPLQLISYYTALGLGNDVDKPRNLAKSVTVE; via the coding sequence ATGTGCGGAATCATGGGATATATCGGAACACAAGAATCTCAAAACATCATTATGAACGGACTTAAAAAGCTAGAATATCGTGGGTATGATTCAGTTGGCGTTGCTGTAAACAATGGTGACTCCATCCAAACGAACAAAGCTGAAGGTCGCTTTGAAAACCTACAAAGCTTATTAAACGAATCACCGCTTCAAGGTACGGTTGGAATCGGTCACACACGCTGGGCTACTCACGGACGTCCTTCCGATGAAAACTCTCACCCTCACACAGATACGAATAAAGATTTTGCTATCGTACACAATGGCATCATCGAAAACTATCTAGAAGTGAAAAAAGAATTAGAAGATCAAGGTGTTGTTTTTCAATCTGAGACAGACTCAGAAGTTGTCGCTCACCTACTCACTTCTCTATACGACGGTGATGTGATTTCTACAATTAAAAAGGCTGTACAAAGATTAGAAGGCGCTTATGCTCTAGGAATTGTAACAGAACATGATCCTGACAAACTTTTCGCTATTCGTCATGATAGCCCACTAATCGTAGGAAAAGGTGAAGGCGAAAACCTTATTAGCTCGGACATCCCAGCTGTATTGGAGCACACTCGTGATGTGTACATCCTTGAAGACGAGGAATTGGCTATCCTTACAGAAGACGAAGTTAAACTCTTAGATATTCAAACGGATGAACCAGTAAACCGTGAGATCTTCCGTGTTGATTGGGATATGGAACAAGCTGAGAAGAACGGTTATGACCACTTCATGCTTAAAGAAATCCATGAACAACCTAAAGCTCTTCAAACTACTATGGCTGGCCGTGTAGATGCTGAGAATCATCAAGTACAATTTGAAGAACTAAACTGGACTCCAGAGCAATTAAATAAATGGAATAAAATTTATATTGTAGCTTGCGGAACAGCTTACCACGCTGGATTAATCGGAAAAGGTGTTATTGAAGAGCTTACTCGCACACCAGTAGAAGTAGAAATCGCTTCTGAATTCCGTTACCGCCGTCCTATCGTTGATGAAAATACACTTGTTATGGTGGTAAGTCAATCTGGTGAAACAGCTGACACACTAGCTGCATTACGCGAAAGCCAGAAGAAAGGTGCCAACGTCCTTGCGATCACAAACGTTGTAGGTAGCTCTATTGCACGTGAAGCAAATGAAGTCATTCTAACAATGGCAGGACCAGAAATTGCTGTAGCATCAACAAAAGCTTATACAACACAAGTTTTATCCTTCTATATGGTTGGTATCTATATGGCTCAAATCAAAGAAACAATCTCTTCTCAAGAGCAGAAAAACCTTATTGATACGTTAGTACAAACACCTGATCAAATGGAAGGTATTTTAGAGCATGTGAAAGGCCTTCAGTGGTATGCAGAGTCTATTCAGAACTCCAATCACGTATTCTTCATTGGCCGTGGCATGGATTACGCAGTATCCTTAGAAGGTTCTCTAAAACTAAAGGAAATCTCTTATATCCACTCTGAAGCATATGCAGCTGGTGAACTTAAGCACGGTACCCTTGCTCTTATTGAAGAAGGTACCCCAGTGATTGCACTTAACACACAAGAAGAACTTTACGACAAAATGCTAGGAAATATCAAAGAGCTAAAAGCACGTGGCGCACAAGTGCTAGGACTAGCAATGGAAGGAAACTTAAACATTTGGCAATATGTAGACGAAACGTGCTACATCCCAGCAACACAGTCCCTATTTACGCCACTTCTATCCGTGGTTCCATTACAGCTAATCTCTTATTACACAGCTCTTGGATTAGGCAATGACGTAGACAAGCCAAGAAACTTAGCTAAAAGTGTAACAGTTGAATAA
- a CDS encoding ATP-binding protein, whose product MKLFQRKVYTAGLTGLILLMALYLVYVTMTQTYIGINLNQNQEGQWEVSAVDPIGWAGHHNIQRGEVLVEVNRKQPDEHRSIRRYGVIGDIEQLKTRKKGVESEYTTFPPTNSDTLLYHTIIPSIVFVILFALSSFIYARKKEDRTALILSLFFLNVGLGYLSAGASARADIIARFIAGLSFMMTPTLFLHFLVTYFLRYRIYFIRLRTLIILYGVNLLIVLIDTFSFFFNIGGLYSIIRNAQLILFSFEIFWCLAVLVIYYFKYRKTIHKPVFQNMIFGIVVSFFPFIFLTALPSSFFGVDIIPPPVSAVFIIFLPIFFLYLVLTNRLFDIDFINSRLRYYSFISVLLTVLIIGPLTLVVTDITIVGWIRLTLSIYAACILFFYLEERFGFKPRFMSKKHNFQDRLDQFTKDISNILKREDLDSRLIKEVKEVLPVASVSLVQFHKADASFKLIEGDKGFPEHGFRYQYKENNDVNEAGDIVRLARGKCFIISERHESLHILWVDNKLNHTPFNQDEISWLKTMAHYTGIVYQNFQLIEGVTEELKQSMYQNNEAPSWLLRLLFNLSEKERARLAYDLHDSALQEQLVWYRKVEELLEEEKLSPPTERTLSQVKEGLLDVVQQIRDTCTFLRPPFLKETGIVQALQHLMDYYRLHANFFITFEGSQFTKQLDHEHSLAIYRIVQELLNNALKHSKAQLVQFDLKSEGDMVVLNYKDDGVGLPPQELSNNSQSMGLAGIRQRVRSLQGDVEFFSSSEGGFELAMFLEIKNQNPYKTLK is encoded by the coding sequence ATGAAGCTATTCCAAAGAAAAGTCTACACAGCCGGACTTACCGGATTGATTCTACTGATGGCTTTGTATTTAGTTTACGTTACGATGACTCAAACCTATATAGGCATTAATTTAAACCAGAACCAAGAAGGGCAATGGGAAGTTAGTGCTGTTGACCCTATTGGCTGGGCAGGCCACCATAACATTCAACGAGGTGAGGTATTAGTAGAAGTTAATCGTAAGCAACCTGATGAGCACCGTTCTATACGCCGGTATGGTGTCATTGGAGATATCGAACAACTAAAGACTAGAAAAAAAGGGGTAGAGTCTGAATACACAACCTTTCCACCTACGAATTCAGATACCCTCTTATATCACACTATAATTCCATCGATTGTTTTTGTGATTCTATTTGCTCTATCAAGCTTTATCTATGCCCGCAAAAAAGAAGATCGGACGGCGCTTATACTCAGTCTGTTTTTCCTTAATGTCGGATTAGGATACCTGAGTGCAGGGGCTTCAGCGCGAGCAGATATTATTGCTCGTTTTATTGCTGGTCTATCATTTATGATGACACCTACACTTTTCTTACACTTTCTTGTGACGTACTTTTTACGCTATCGCATTTATTTTATACGTTTACGCACACTCATTATTCTCTATGGGGTCAACCTATTAATAGTTTTAATTGATACGTTTTCCTTCTTTTTCAATATTGGTGGCCTATATTCCATCATTCGAAACGCTCAATTGATCCTATTTTCATTTGAAATCTTTTGGTGTTTAGCCGTTCTTGTAATCTATTACTTTAAGTATAGAAAAACCATTCATAAGCCCGTTTTCCAAAATATGATTTTCGGTATAGTTGTATCCTTTTTCCCGTTTATCTTCTTAACGGCATTACCTAGTTCTTTCTTTGGAGTGGACATCATCCCTCCACCTGTATCTGCCGTTTTCATTATATTTTTACCCATTTTCTTCCTGTACTTGGTGTTAACGAACCGATTATTTGATATCGATTTTATTAATAGCAGATTACGCTATTACTCATTTATATCTGTTTTATTAACAGTCTTAATTATTGGGCCACTAACCCTGGTCGTTACGGACATTACAATTGTTGGTTGGATACGTTTAACGCTCTCCATCTATGCAGCTTGTATTCTATTTTTCTATTTAGAAGAACGATTCGGTTTCAAACCACGTTTTATGTCCAAGAAACATAATTTCCAGGATCGTTTAGACCAGTTCACAAAGGATATCTCGAACATTTTAAAACGAGAGGATTTGGATTCTCGTTTGATAAAAGAAGTAAAAGAAGTACTGCCTGTCGCATCTGTTTCTTTAGTCCAATTTCACAAAGCAGATGCATCATTTAAGTTGATTGAGGGGGATAAAGGATTCCCTGAACATGGTTTTCGTTATCAATATAAAGAAAACAATGATGTAAATGAAGCCGGAGATATCGTCCGTCTAGCTAGAGGAAAATGTTTTATAATCAGTGAAAGACATGAGTCATTACATATTCTTTGGGTGGACAATAAATTGAATCATACGCCATTTAACCAGGATGAAATTAGCTGGCTTAAAACAATGGCACACTACACTGGGATTGTGTATCAAAACTTCCAACTAATCGAAGGAGTTACCGAGGAACTCAAGCAGTCGATGTATCAAAACAACGAAGCACCTTCTTGGCTGTTACGCTTGTTATTCAACCTATCCGAAAAAGAACGTGCAAGGCTAGCCTATGATCTTCATGATTCGGCACTTCAAGAACAATTGGTTTGGTACCGAAAAGTTGAGGAGCTTTTAGAAGAAGAGAAGCTCTCTCCTCCAACAGAACGCACGTTAAGCCAAGTAAAAGAGGGGCTTTTGGATGTTGTTCAACAAATACGAGATACATGCACCTTTTTACGTCCGCCGTTCTTAAAAGAAACTGGAATCGTACAAGCCTTGCAGCATTTAATGGATTACTACCGCTTACATGCAAACTTTTTTATAACATTCGAAGGTAGTCAATTCACAAAGCAACTAGATCATGAGCATTCCTTAGCGATCTATCGAATTGTTCAAGAGCTCTTAAATAATGCACTGAAGCACTCGAAGGCACAACTCGTTCAATTTGATTTAAAAAGTGAAGGGGACATGGTGGTTTTAAACTACAAGGATGATGGTGTCGGTCTACCTCCACAAGAATTGAGTAACAATTCGCAAAGCATGGGCTTAGCCGGAATTCGCCAAAGAGTTCGTAGTTTACAGGGGGATGTAGAATTCTTTTCATCAAGTGAAGGCGGATTCGAGCTTGCTATGTTTCTAGAGATCAAGAACCAAAACCCTTATAAAACCTTAAAATAG
- a CDS encoding response regulator transcription factor, whose amino-acid sequence MIRIILVDDHPSVGEGTKLMIEREEDMVVTIVESAGEALEIIEKQDFDLMLFDLRMPGMNGIELIKEVRSMGKNAPIVIYSGHDIGPYFNTLVEAGVSGFVSKTEPRHQLLTCIHCALEGKVILPQSLFNQLRRVEVQAPEAEAQEQEEMKDVSINSKEQKILKEVAKGKSNKEIAQDFYQSQRTIEYNLTEIFKKLNVKSRAEAVLKSKQWGIIADDVEEE is encoded by the coding sequence ATGATACGCATTATATTAGTTGATGATCACCCTTCCGTCGGGGAAGGAACCAAATTAATGATTGAACGAGAAGAGGACATGGTGGTTACCATTGTGGAATCTGCTGGAGAGGCACTAGAGATCATAGAAAAGCAAGATTTTGATCTCATGCTTTTTGACTTACGCATGCCTGGCATGAATGGAATTGAGTTAATAAAAGAAGTACGCTCTATGGGAAAAAATGCACCCATTGTCATCTATTCAGGACATGATATTGGACCTTACTTTAATACGCTTGTCGAGGCTGGTGTATCAGGATTTGTTAGCAAAACTGAACCTCGGCACCAGCTCCTGACATGCATTCATTGTGCACTTGAAGGAAAAGTCATTTTACCGCAATCTCTTTTCAATCAATTACGTCGCGTTGAAGTGCAAGCTCCTGAGGCTGAGGCGCAAGAACAAGAGGAAATGAAGGATGTTTCCATTAATTCAAAAGAACAAAAAATCTTGAAAGAGGTCGCCAAAGGTAAAAGTAATAAAGAAATTGCTCAGGACTTTTACCAAAGTCAACGTACGATTGAGTACAACCTGACGGAGATCTTCAAAAAGCTGAATGTAAAGTCAAGAGCCGAAGCTGTGCTGAAATCTAAGCAGTGGGGCATTATTGCTGATGATGTAGAAGAGGAGTAA